Proteins from a single region of Pangasianodon hypophthalmus isolate fPanHyp1 chromosome 7, fPanHyp1.pri, whole genome shotgun sequence:
- the LOC128318594 gene encoding uncharacterized protein LOC128318594 isoform X2, with amino-acid sequence MSVVCLPLSAGEDTPELHSVDLELEAVEKQIRDLQVKQAQLRQRKAALESSRTDAHLSQVNPRRETNTPKTSTPRISLSRPSAPRSRPAQVSFTPAPGYHGAWMQQQRKTRARTRARTSPPPPPPVFEISTRNRFAPLRESESDAVIIGDSIVRHVRATTAKGKVRTRCFPGARVLDVAAQVPAILNGKNIGAVVLHAGTNDTRLRQTEILKKDFRSLIEKVRSTSPTTRIIVSGPLPTFQRGIERLYHTDGLHPSRAGAAVLSDNISRTLRTI; translated from the exons ATGTCGGTTGTGTGTCTGCCTTTGAGTGCAGGTGAGGATACACCCGAGCTGCACTCGGTGGATCTGGAGTTGGAGGCCGTGGAGAAACAGATCCGCGACCTACAGGTGAAGCAGGCCCAGCTGCGACAGCGGAAAGCCGCGCTGGAATCGTCCCGGACTGACGCTCACCTGTCCCAGGTAAATCCGCGGCGGGAAACAAACACTCCCAAAACCTCAACTCCGCGTATTTCTCTGTCCAGGCCTAGTGCACCAAGGTCGCGGCCCGCCCAGGTTTCGTTCACTCCGGCGCCGGGGTACCACGGAGCCTGGATGCAGCAGCAGCGGAAGACACGAGCCAGGACCCGGGCGAGGACCTCTCCCCCTCCGCCGCCACCCGTTTTCGAGATCTCGACCAGGAACCGCTTCGCTCCACTTCGCGAGTCGGAAAGCGACGCGGTGATCATCGGAGACTCCATCGTCCGGCACGTCCGTGCTACCACGGCTAAAGGTAAGGTGCGCACTCGCTGTTTTCCTGGTGCTCGTGTTCTCGATGTCGCTGCACAGGTACCCGCGATCCTGAATGGGAAGAACATCGGAGCTGTGGTCCTCCATGCTGGCACGAACGACACCAGGCTGAGGCAGACGGAGATCCTGAAGAAGGACTTCAGAAGCCTGATTGAGAAGGTACGCAGCACATCGCCCACGACGAGGATCATCGTGTCAGGACCGCTTCCCACGTTCCAGCGAGGAATTGAGAG GCTCTACCACACTGACGGCCTGCACCCAAGCAGAGCTGGAGCAGCGGTCCTCTCGGACAACATCTCTAGGACACTACGCACCATCTGA
- the LOC128318594 gene encoding uncharacterized protein LOC128318594 isoform X1 has translation MSVVCLPLSAGEDTPELHSVDLELEAVEKQIRDLQVKQAQLRQRKAALESSRTDAHLSQVNPRRETNTPKTSTPRISLSRPSAPRSRPAQVSFTPAPGYHGAWMQQQRKTRARTRARTSPPPPPPVFEISTRNRFAPLRESESDAVIIGDSIVRHVRATTAKGKVRTRCFPGARVLDVAAQVPAILNGKNIGAVVLHAGTNDTRLRQTEILKKDFRSLIEKVRSTSPTTRIIVSGPLPTFQRGIERFSRLFAFNEWLQSWCQDQKLPFIDNWNIFWERPRLYHTDGLHPSRAGAAVLSDNISRTLRTI, from the coding sequence ATGTCGGTTGTGTGTCTGCCTTTGAGTGCAGGTGAGGATACACCCGAGCTGCACTCGGTGGATCTGGAGTTGGAGGCCGTGGAGAAACAGATCCGCGACCTACAGGTGAAGCAGGCCCAGCTGCGACAGCGGAAAGCCGCGCTGGAATCGTCCCGGACTGACGCTCACCTGTCCCAGGTAAATCCGCGGCGGGAAACAAACACTCCCAAAACCTCAACTCCGCGTATTTCTCTGTCCAGGCCTAGTGCACCAAGGTCGCGGCCCGCCCAGGTTTCGTTCACTCCGGCGCCGGGGTACCACGGAGCCTGGATGCAGCAGCAGCGGAAGACACGAGCCAGGACCCGGGCGAGGACCTCTCCCCCTCCGCCGCCACCCGTTTTCGAGATCTCGACCAGGAACCGCTTCGCTCCACTTCGCGAGTCGGAAAGCGACGCGGTGATCATCGGAGACTCCATCGTCCGGCACGTCCGTGCTACCACGGCTAAAGGTAAGGTGCGCACTCGCTGTTTTCCTGGTGCTCGTGTTCTCGATGTCGCTGCACAGGTACCCGCGATCCTGAATGGGAAGAACATCGGAGCTGTGGTCCTCCATGCTGGCACGAACGACACCAGGCTGAGGCAGACGGAGATCCTGAAGAAGGACTTCAGAAGCCTGATTGAGAAGGTACGCAGCACATCGCCCACGACGAGGATCATCGTGTCAGGACCGCTTCCCACGTTCCAGCGAGGAATTGAGAGGTTCAGTAGgctatttgcttttaatgaatGGTTACAGTCATGGTGTCAAGACCAGAAATTACCCTTTATTGATAACTGGAATATTTTCTGGGAGCGTCCTAGGCTCTACCACACTGACGGCCTGCACCCAAGCAGAGCTGGAGCAGCGGTCCTCTCGGACAACATCTCTAGGACACTACGCACCATCTGA